The Microbacterium paraoxydans genome includes a window with the following:
- a CDS encoding DUF4862 family protein: MTPVLLSAYPLSPAHARWDPALEAALLPELCALPGVAGLEVPWMGAVHPHDPSWFLGQVPGVPLAVTPVPFVMRRLGEDPSYGLASQAEGRAAAVADLRRVADDVARLTAESAASVAVVMLHTAPRGRGDGDALARSLEEVAAFDWSGTRLVIEHCDAAVPGQTPEKGFLPLAAEIAAIRSADAPVGLWLNWGRSAIELRDADAVTAQIADAAASGLLTGLAFSGAAPVESPYGPAWVDAHLPIAETHPASASLLDAAHVRAGLRVAGDVPWLGLKVARRPEDRTVAEIVRTADRNLAVVRDAD, encoded by the coding sequence GTGACCCCCGTGCTCCTCAGCGCCTATCCGCTGTCGCCCGCGCACGCCCGGTGGGATCCGGCGCTGGAGGCCGCGCTGCTGCCGGAGCTCTGCGCGCTCCCCGGGGTGGCCGGGCTCGAGGTGCCGTGGATGGGGGCGGTCCATCCGCACGACCCGTCCTGGTTCCTCGGCCAGGTACCGGGCGTGCCCCTCGCGGTCACCCCGGTGCCTTTCGTGATGCGGCGGCTCGGGGAGGACCCGTCGTATGGCCTCGCCTCGCAGGCGGAGGGGAGAGCCGCGGCGGTGGCGGATCTGCGGCGCGTGGCGGACGACGTCGCGCGGCTCACCGCCGAGAGCGCCGCATCGGTCGCGGTGGTGATGCTGCACACCGCGCCCCGCGGGAGGGGAGACGGGGACGCGCTCGCCCGGTCGCTGGAGGAGGTCGCGGCGTTCGACTGGAGCGGAACCCGGCTCGTCATCGAGCACTGCGACGCCGCCGTTCCCGGTCAGACGCCGGAGAAGGGGTTCCTTCCGCTCGCTGCCGAGATCGCGGCCATCCGGTCCGCCGACGCCCCGGTCGGCCTCTGGCTCAACTGGGGGCGGTCGGCGATCGAGCTGCGAGACGCGGACGCGGTGACCGCGCAGATCGCCGACGCCGCGGCCTCGGGGCTGCTGACCGGGCTCGCGTTCTCCGGGGCCGCGCCGGTCGAGAGCCCGTACGGCCCCGCCTGGGTGGACGCGCACCTGCCCATCGCGGAGACCCATCCCGCGTCCGCGTCACTGCTCGACGCGGCACACGTCCGCGCGGGGCTCCGCGTCGCGGGCGACGTGCCCTGGCTCGGCCTCAAGGTCGCGCGACGGCCGGAGGATCGCACGGTCGCGGAGATCGTCCGCACCGCGGACCGGAACCTCGCCGTCGTCCGAGACGCAGACTGA
- the msrA gene encoding peptide-methionine (S)-S-oxide reductase MsrA, with protein sequence MTDTGTITRTPGTETAVLAGGCFWGMEDLIRRQPGVIDTRVGYTGGENDHATYRNHPGHAEAVEIVFDPSATTYRDILAFFFQIHDPSTLNRQGNDIGSSYRSAIFPLTPEQEQVARDTIADVDASGLWPGKAVTTIEPAGPFWEAEPEHQDYLIKYPNGYTCHFPRAGWVLPKREDATA encoded by the coding sequence ATGACCGACACCGGAACCATCACCCGCACCCCCGGGACCGAGACGGCCGTCCTCGCGGGCGGCTGCTTCTGGGGCATGGAAGACCTCATCCGCCGTCAGCCCGGGGTGATCGACACCCGTGTGGGCTACACCGGCGGGGAGAACGACCACGCGACCTACCGCAACCACCCCGGTCACGCGGAGGCCGTGGAGATCGTCTTCGACCCGAGCGCGACGACCTATCGCGACATCCTGGCGTTCTTCTTCCAGATCCACGACCCGTCGACGCTGAACCGCCAGGGCAACGACATCGGGTCGAGCTACCGGTCGGCGATCTTCCCGCTCACCCCCGAGCAGGAGCAGGTCGCCCGGGACACGATCGCCGACGTCGACGCCTCCGGGCTGTGGCCAGGGAAGGCCGTCACGACGATCGAGCCCGCCGGTCCGTTCTGGGAGGCCGAGCCCGAGCACCAGGATTACCTGATCAAGTACCCGAACGGCTACACGTGCCACTTCCCGCGCGCCGGCTGGGTCCTCCCGAAGCGCGAGGACGCCACCGCCTGA
- a CDS encoding ABC transporter permease produces the protein MSHTLRLVGRRLLQLPLMILGITFLVFFVMSFSPVDPARTALGETASPEALEAYREDHGLNLPLFVRYVNFLFGLVQGDLGTYSARSLPVVDEVARAFPVTLALTFLGLAIAVVVAFVIGVLAAVYRDRWPDQVIRVFGVAALSTPSFWLAILLIQVFTLALGVLPASGPLPAFADDPSGWLARMTLPAVALAVPVIGQLSRVVRTSMVEELDRDYVRTALGAGIPRVIVVGRNVLRNALITPVTVLGLRIGYLLGGAVVIEIIFAIPGMGTLILNGVTNNEPNLVQGVTLAVALAFVVINIIVDLLYVLINPRIRAV, from the coding sequence GTGTCCCACACGCTCCGCCTCGTCGGCCGGCGACTGCTGCAGTTGCCGCTGATGATCCTCGGCATCACGTTCCTGGTCTTCTTCGTGATGTCCTTCTCGCCCGTCGACCCGGCACGCACCGCGCTCGGCGAGACCGCCTCCCCCGAAGCGCTGGAGGCGTACCGCGAAGACCACGGACTGAACCTCCCGCTGTTCGTCCGCTACGTGAACTTCCTGTTCGGCCTCGTCCAGGGCGACCTGGGCACCTACTCCGCCCGCAGCCTGCCCGTGGTCGACGAGGTCGCCAGGGCCTTCCCGGTGACGCTGGCCCTGACCTTCCTCGGGCTGGCGATCGCGGTGGTCGTGGCGTTCGTGATCGGCGTCCTCGCCGCGGTCTACCGCGACCGCTGGCCCGACCAGGTCATCCGCGTCTTCGGCGTCGCCGCGCTGTCCACGCCCTCCTTCTGGCTCGCGATCCTCCTCATCCAGGTGTTCACCCTGGCGCTCGGCGTGCTGCCGGCCTCGGGCCCGCTGCCGGCCTTCGCCGACGACCCGTCCGGGTGGCTCGCCCGGATGACCCTTCCCGCGGTCGCGCTCGCCGTGCCCGTGATCGGGCAGCTCTCCCGGGTCGTGCGCACCTCGATGGTCGAGGAGCTCGACCGCGACTACGTGCGCACCGCCCTCGGCGCCGGGATCCCGCGGGTGATCGTCGTCGGCCGCAACGTGCTGCGCAACGCGCTGATCACCCCCGTGACCGTGCTCGGTCTCCGCATCGGGTACCTGCTCGGCGGCGCCGTGGTGATCGAGATCATCTTCGCGATCCCCGGGATGGGCACCCTCATCCTCAACGGGGTCACCAACAACGAACCCAACCTCGTGCAGGGCGTGACGCTCGCGGTCGCGCTCGCGTTCGTCGTGATCAACATCATCGTCGACCTCCTGTACGTGCTCATCAATCCTCGAATCCGGGCGGTGTGA
- a CDS encoding ROK family protein — protein MREVVLAVDIGGTKTAAALADRADALLRTAAAPTPASAGPAAVVATVAALAEELLDEESALAGVGIGTAGVVDARTGTIVSATDTFADWPGTPLAALIREALADRLPADAPVAVQNDVDAHAAGEHRHGAAAGAASALVVAVGTGVGAGVILDGRPVRGAHHVAGELAHLPIPGAAHLRCPCGRNGHLEALGSGIGLHRHYLSLGGDPALRDARGVAVAAGAGDPLAARAIQDSAAAVGRALAGAATLLDPERIVVTGGVPRIGELWWDSLRATFHADAIDALHDTPILPGTLGDDAPLRGAAASAWRRP, from the coding sequence ATGCGCGAGGTCGTCCTCGCCGTCGACATCGGCGGCACCAAGACGGCCGCGGCGCTCGCCGATCGGGCGGACGCGCTGCTGCGCACCGCCGCGGCGCCGACCCCCGCGAGCGCGGGACCCGCCGCCGTCGTGGCGACCGTCGCCGCGCTCGCGGAGGAACTGCTCGACGAGGAGTCCGCGCTGGCGGGCGTCGGCATCGGCACCGCGGGCGTGGTCGACGCGCGGACGGGGACGATCGTGTCGGCCACCGATACCTTCGCCGACTGGCCGGGCACCCCGCTGGCCGCCCTGATCCGGGAAGCCCTTGCGGATCGCCTCCCCGCCGATGCGCCGGTCGCCGTGCAGAACGACGTCGACGCGCACGCCGCGGGGGAGCACCGGCACGGAGCCGCCGCCGGAGCCGCGAGCGCCCTCGTCGTCGCCGTCGGCACCGGCGTCGGCGCGGGCGTCATCCTCGACGGCCGTCCGGTGCGCGGCGCCCATCACGTGGCGGGCGAGCTCGCGCATCTCCCGATCCCGGGTGCCGCGCACCTCCGCTGTCCCTGCGGGCGGAACGGACACCTCGAAGCCCTCGGCTCCGGCATCGGCCTGCACCGGCACTACCTCTCGCTCGGCGGCGACCCGGCGCTGCGCGATGCGCGCGGGGTCGCCGTCGCGGCCGGCGCGGGGGACCCGCTCGCCGCCCGCGCCATCCAGGACTCCGCCGCCGCCGTCGGCCGCGCGCTCGCGGGAGCCGCGACCCTCCTCGACCCGGAGCGGATCGTCGTCACCGGCGGCGTGCCGCGCATCGGCGAGCTGTGGTGGGACTCCCTGCGTGCGACCTTCCACGCGGACGCCATCGACGCCCTGCACGACACCCCCATCCTGCCGGGAACCCTCGGCGACGACGCGCCGCTGCGAGGAGCCGCGGCATCCGCCTGGAGGCGACCATGA
- the msrB gene encoding peptide-methionine (R)-S-oxide reductase MsrB, whose amino-acid sequence MSNDYGRTPEAVSGLTNLQYEVTQQDATEPPFRNAYWNNHDDGIYVDVVSGQPLFSSRDKYDSGTGWPSFTRPIDADAVTTKTDRTLWMTRTEARSSGADSHLGHVFDDGPRAEGGLRYCMNSAALRFIPAEDLEKEGYGRYSPLFTTDTSEEQS is encoded by the coding sequence ATGTCGAACGACTACGGCAGGACCCCCGAGGCCGTCAGCGGTCTCACGAACCTGCAGTACGAGGTCACGCAGCAGGACGCCACCGAGCCGCCCTTCCGCAACGCCTACTGGAACAATCACGACGACGGCATCTACGTCGACGTCGTCTCCGGGCAGCCGCTGTTCTCCTCCCGGGACAAGTACGACAGCGGCACCGGCTGGCCGAGCTTCACGCGCCCGATCGACGCCGACGCCGTGACCACGAAGACCGACCGCACGCTGTGGATGACCCGCACCGAGGCGCGGTCGTCCGGGGCCGACAGCCACCTGGGACACGTCTTCGACGACGGGCCCCGCGCCGAGGGCGGCCTCCGCTACTGCATGAACTCGGCGGCCCTCCGCTTCATCCCGGCGGAGGATCTCGAGAAGGAGGGGTACGGTCGCTACAGCCCCCTCTTCACCACCGACACCTCTGAGGAGCAGTCATGA
- a CDS encoding alpha/beta fold hydrolase — protein sequence MAVPLSDLTEMPDPQHVYAADGTRLATYTWGELDAPVVVTVHGFASGARDNWVLTGWVRELTRAGYRVLALDQRGHGQSDKPHESDAYAIRNLVTDVETVMDTYLVDDAFYLGYSLGARVGWEVARELPHRIGRAVLGGVPDGIPLARLDLDQVRAYIADGTPVEDRTTQNYIALTERVPGNDLRALIALAEGLRGSGTIDPDPADAPVVPLLFATGSKDAIIEGSRALAAAAPDARFVELPNRHHFNAPGSRDFKQAALGFFAES from the coding sequence GTGGCTGTTCCCCTCTCCGACCTCACCGAGATGCCCGACCCGCAGCACGTCTACGCGGCGGACGGCACACGACTGGCGACGTACACGTGGGGAGAGCTCGACGCCCCCGTCGTGGTGACCGTGCACGGCTTCGCCTCGGGCGCGCGCGACAACTGGGTGCTCACCGGCTGGGTGCGCGAGCTGACCAGGGCCGGGTACCGCGTGCTCGCACTCGACCAGCGGGGGCACGGGCAGAGCGACAAGCCGCACGAGTCCGACGCCTACGCCATCCGCAACCTCGTGACCGACGTCGAGACCGTCATGGACACGTACCTCGTCGACGACGCGTTCTACCTCGGCTACTCGCTCGGCGCCCGGGTGGGGTGGGAGGTGGCCCGCGAGCTCCCGCATCGGATCGGCCGGGCGGTCCTGGGCGGGGTCCCCGACGGCATCCCCCTCGCGCGTCTGGACCTCGACCAGGTGCGCGCGTACATCGCGGACGGCACCCCGGTGGAGGACCGCACGACGCAGAACTACATCGCGCTGACCGAGCGGGTGCCCGGGAACGATCTGCGCGCGCTCATCGCCCTGGCCGAGGGACTTCGGGGCTCCGGCACGATCGATCCCGATCCCGCGGACGCCCCGGTCGTGCCGCTGCTGTTCGCGACGGGATCGAAGGACGCGATCATCGAGGGCTCCCGGGCGCTGGCGGCCGCGGCTCCCGATGCCCGTTTCGTCGAGCTCCCGAACCGCCACCACTTCAACGCCCCCGGCTCCCGCGACTTCAAGCAGGCCGCGCTCGGTTTCTTTGCCGAGTCCTGA
- a CDS encoding catalase, translating into MTNPTDAGRPATTTQAGAPIASDTHSLTVGPDGPTALHDHYLVEKLASFNRERVPERNPHAKGGGAFGEFVVTEDVSKYTRAAVFQPGATSETLLRFSSVAGEQGSPDTWRDVRGFSLRFYTTEGNLDIVGNNTPTFFLRDAIKFPDFIHSQKRLGDSGLRDADMQWDFWTLSPESAHQVTYLMGERGLPRSWRHMNGYGSHTYSWINAEGEVFWVKYHFISHQGVEAMSPEEAEQLAGSDADHYRRDLFQSIAEGDFPKWDLYVQIMPYDEAKDYRFNPFDLTKTISKKDYPRIKVGTLTLNRNPENFFAQIEQAGFAPGNQVPGTGISPDKMLMGRMFAYPDAQRHRIGANYNQLPVNQPHAAETRNYQHEGSMRYQYNDAAHRTYQPNSFGTPGGPAADPAKGIEVNWSADGELTRSAATLHAEDDDFGQAGTLYREVFDGPQRARFLEVLTGQGRSITVDAIRERFFQYWTNVDAELGAALRDRV; encoded by the coding sequence ATGACCAACCCCACCGACGCGGGCCGTCCGGCCACGACGACGCAGGCCGGAGCGCCGATCGCGAGCGACACGCACTCGCTGACCGTGGGCCCCGACGGCCCCACCGCGCTGCACGACCACTACCTGGTCGAGAAGCTCGCCTCCTTCAACCGCGAGCGGGTGCCGGAGCGCAACCCGCACGCCAAGGGCGGCGGCGCGTTCGGCGAGTTCGTCGTCACCGAGGACGTCTCGAAGTACACGCGTGCGGCCGTGTTCCAGCCGGGCGCCACCTCGGAGACCCTCCTCCGCTTCTCCTCCGTCGCCGGTGAGCAGGGCTCGCCCGACACCTGGCGCGACGTCCGCGGGTTCTCGCTGCGCTTCTACACGACCGAGGGCAACCTCGACATCGTCGGCAACAACACCCCGACGTTCTTCCTCCGCGACGCCATCAAGTTCCCCGACTTCATCCACTCGCAGAAGCGCCTCGGCGACTCCGGCCTGCGCGACGCGGACATGCAGTGGGACTTCTGGACCCTCTCGCCCGAGAGCGCCCACCAGGTCACCTACCTCATGGGCGAGCGCGGCCTGCCCCGCAGCTGGCGTCACATGAACGGCTACGGCTCGCACACCTACTCGTGGATCAACGCCGAGGGCGAGGTGTTCTGGGTGAAGTACCACTTCATCTCGCACCAGGGCGTCGAGGCGATGAGCCCGGAGGAGGCCGAGCAGCTGGCCGGTTCCGACGCGGACCACTACCGTCGCGACCTGTTCCAGTCGATCGCCGAGGGCGACTTCCCGAAGTGGGACCTGTACGTGCAGATCATGCCGTACGACGAGGCCAAGGACTACCGCTTCAACCCCTTCGACCTCACCAAGACGATCTCGAAGAAGGACTACCCGCGCATCAAGGTCGGCACGCTGACCCTGAACCGCAACCCGGAGAACTTCTTCGCGCAGATCGAGCAGGCCGGCTTCGCGCCGGGGAATCAGGTGCCCGGTACCGGCATCTCCCCCGACAAGATGCTCATGGGCCGCATGTTCGCCTACCCGGACGCCCAGCGTCACCGCATCGGCGCGAACTACAACCAGCTGCCGGTCAACCAGCCGCACGCCGCCGAGACCCGCAACTACCAGCACGAGGGCTCGATGCGGTACCAGTACAACGACGCCGCGCACCGCACCTACCAGCCGAACTCCTTCGGGACCCCCGGTGGCCCCGCGGCCGACCCGGCGAAGGGCATCGAGGTGAACTGGTCGGCGGACGGCGAGCTCACCCGCTCCGCCGCGACGCTGCACGCCGAGGACGACGACTTCGGTCAGGCCGGCACGCTGTACCGCGAGGTCTTCGACGGCCCGCAGCGCGCCCGCTTCCTGGAGGTCTTGACCGGTCAGGGCCGCTCGATCACGGTCGACGCCATCCGCGAGCGCTTCTTCCAGTACTGGACGAACGTGGACGCCGAGCTCGGCGCCGCTCTGCGCGACCGCGTCTGA
- a CDS encoding N-acetylmannosamine-6-phosphate 2-epimerase — translation MTPTPILERLRGGLIVSCQAYPGEAMRDPRTMAQVADAALVGGAAGIRVQGIDDIRAVADLAVPIIGLWKDGDADVFITPTLEHAVAVADAGADIVAIDGTRRPRPDGRTLAETIVGLRAHSDALIMADCGSLDDAIAAEAAGADILGTTLSGYTGERPKGDGPDLELIGLIAARCTRPIVAEGRIHTPAHAAAAIAAGAYAVCVGTAITHPATITSWFARSLAEARP, via the coding sequence ATGACACCGACCCCCATCCTCGAACGCCTGCGCGGCGGCCTGATCGTCTCCTGTCAGGCCTACCCCGGGGAGGCGATGCGCGACCCGCGGACCATGGCGCAGGTCGCCGACGCCGCCCTCGTCGGCGGTGCCGCCGGGATCCGCGTGCAGGGGATCGACGACATCCGCGCGGTCGCGGACCTCGCGGTGCCGATCATCGGACTGTGGAAGGACGGCGATGCCGACGTCTTCATCACGCCGACGCTGGAGCATGCCGTGGCCGTCGCCGACGCGGGCGCCGACATCGTGGCGATCGACGGCACCCGACGCCCGCGGCCCGACGGCCGGACCCTCGCGGAGACCATCGTCGGGCTGCGCGCGCATTCCGACGCGCTCATCATGGCTGACTGCGGTTCGCTCGACGACGCGATCGCCGCCGAAGCCGCGGGCGCCGACATCCTCGGCACGACCCTGTCCGGCTACACCGGGGAGCGTCCGAAGGGCGACGGCCCCGACCTCGAGCTCATCGGCCTCATCGCGGCACGCTGCACGCGCCCGATCGTCGCGGAAGGGCGCATCCACACCCCGGCGCACGCCGCCGCCGCGATCGCCGCGGGGGCCTACGCCGTGTGCGTCGGCACGGCCATCACCCATCCGGCCACCATCACGTCGTGGTTTGCGCGGAGTCTCGCCGAGGCCCGTCCGTGA
- a CDS encoding dipeptide/oligopeptide/nickel ABC transporter permease/ATP-binding protein, whose amino-acid sequence MRRRLTERLSVPGLRWGRLSLGSIICLAVLAIIALAAILAPLISPYDPLASGPPVQPPSGEHWFGTDRQGRDIFSRLVYGARYSLVIGLGATLVALAVACVLGTIAATAPKWISETLMRVMDVIMSFPGIALAAVFVAVFGKSLPVLVLTIAFLYVPQLTRIVRANILDQYGEDYVSAVRVMGAGTPRIIVRHVARNAMAPVLVFATVLVADAIVFEASLSFLQAGVPDPEPSWGNVIAAGRNLLMSGAWWATFFPGILIMITVLCLNILSEGMTDAMVSPRARKITADAANTEESTHDLEEAAAPDDTHVIPTVDTAVNLSVPSGVPDVLVPTAETMPLAERLAELRVRELSPTDRLVYTGDATPLLEVQDLCISFPRHGDVDVVDHVSFTVRPGETMSLVGESGCGKSITSLAIMGLLDPKADIRGRILFDGKDLLRMTPKERNALRGHDIAMIYQDALSSLNPAMLIRAQMKQLTSRGGTRTAEELLELVGLDPKRTLASYPHELSGGQRQRVLIAMALTRDPRLVIADEPTTALDVTVQAQVVELLMRLQRELGFALVFVSHDLALVAELSHRITVMYAGQVVEQGTTREVLTQPVHEYTQGLLGAVLSIEAGSDRLHQVSGVVPSPRDFPQGDRFAPRSAEPARYAGVEPVRRHIDGTEHYYSAHPDDAPVEPIGAGR is encoded by the coding sequence ATGCGACGCAGACTCACGGAACGGCTCTCCGTCCCCGGCCTCCGCTGGGGCCGTCTCTCCCTCGGCTCGATCATCTGCCTCGCCGTGCTCGCGATCATCGCGCTCGCCGCGATCCTCGCTCCGCTGATCTCGCCGTACGACCCGCTCGCCTCCGGCCCGCCGGTGCAGCCGCCGAGCGGGGAGCACTGGTTCGGCACCGACAGGCAGGGCCGCGACATCTTCTCCCGACTGGTCTACGGGGCCCGCTACTCCCTCGTGATCGGGCTCGGGGCCACCCTCGTCGCCCTCGCCGTCGCCTGCGTGCTGGGCACGATCGCCGCGACCGCGCCGAAGTGGATCTCCGAGACCCTCATGCGCGTCATGGACGTGATCATGTCGTTCCCCGGCATCGCGCTCGCCGCGGTGTTCGTGGCGGTGTTCGGCAAGTCGCTGCCGGTGCTCGTGCTCACGATCGCATTCCTCTACGTGCCGCAGCTGACCCGCATCGTCCGCGCGAACATCCTCGACCAGTACGGCGAGGACTACGTCTCGGCCGTCCGCGTGATGGGCGCGGGGACCCCGCGGATCATCGTGCGGCACGTCGCCCGCAACGCCATGGCACCCGTGCTCGTCTTCGCCACGGTGCTCGTCGCCGACGCGATCGTGTTCGAGGCCTCGCTGTCCTTCCTCCAGGCCGGTGTGCCGGACCCCGAGCCGTCCTGGGGCAACGTGATCGCCGCGGGGCGCAACCTGCTCATGAGCGGAGCCTGGTGGGCGACCTTCTTCCCCGGCATCCTCATCATGATCACGGTGCTGTGCCTCAACATCCTGTCCGAGGGGATGACCGACGCCATGGTCTCGCCGCGCGCCAGGAAGATCACGGCCGACGCCGCGAACACGGAGGAGTCGACGCACGACCTGGAGGAGGCCGCCGCCCCGGACGACACCCACGTCATCCCGACGGTCGATACCGCGGTCAACCTCTCGGTGCCCAGCGGTGTGCCCGACGTGCTCGTGCCCACCGCGGAGACGATGCCGCTGGCGGAGCGCCTCGCCGAGCTGCGCGTCCGCGAACTCTCCCCTACCGATCGCCTGGTCTACACGGGAGACGCCACGCCGCTGCTCGAGGTGCAGGACCTGTGCATCTCCTTCCCGCGCCACGGCGACGTCGACGTGGTCGACCACGTCAGCTTCACCGTGCGCCCCGGCGAGACCATGTCGCTCGTGGGGGAGTCGGGGTGCGGCAAGTCCATCACCTCGCTGGCGATCATGGGGCTGCTCGATCCGAAGGCCGACATCCGCGGGCGCATCCTGTTCGACGGGAAGGATCTGCTGCGGATGACGCCGAAGGAGCGCAACGCGCTGCGCGGACACGACATCGCGATGATCTACCAGGACGCCCTGAGCTCGCTGAACCCCGCGATGTTGATCCGCGCGCAGATGAAGCAGCTCACCTCCCGCGGCGGCACTCGCACGGCCGAGGAGCTGCTGGAGCTCGTCGGTCTCGATCCGAAGCGCACGCTCGCCTCGTACCCGCATGAGCTCTCGGGCGGCCAGCGGCAGCGCGTGCTCATCGCGATGGCCCTGACCCGCGACCCGCGGCTGGTGATCGCCGACGAGCCCACCACGGCCCTCGACGTGACAGTGCAGGCGCAGGTCGTGGAGCTGCTCATGCGGCTGCAGCGCGAGCTCGGGTTCGCACTGGTGTTCGTCTCGCACGACCTCGCCCTCGTCGCCGAGCTCTCGCACCGGATAACCGTGATGTACGCGGGCCAGGTCGTGGAGCAGGGCACCACCCGCGAGGTGCTCACGCAGCCCGTCCACGAGTACACCCAGGGCCTGCTCGGGGCGGTGCTCTCGATCGAGGCCGGCTCCGACCGCCTGCACCAGGTGTCCGGTGTCGTCCCCTCCCCGCGGGACTTCCCGCAGGGCGACCGCTTCGCGCCGCGCTCCGCGGAACCCGCCCGGTACGCCGGAGTGGAACCCGTGCGGCGGCACATCGACGGCACCGAGCACTACTACTCCGCGCATCCCGACGATGCGCCCGTCGAACCGATCGGAGCAGGACGATGA
- a CDS encoding dihydrodipicolinate synthase family protein: MPSPAPALSFSGVVPPVATPLLPDGTIDHASLTRLVERLIGEGVSGLFALGSTGETAYFTDDQRVELLQTIVAANAGRVPVIAGAIELTAPRIIETARRLVAAGAQAIVTTAPLYTLNSPAEVAAHFRTIAAAIDVPLWAYDVPVRVHSKLGIDLLVQLGREGVIQGVKDSSGDDVGFRRLIAANEAAGRPLQLLTGHEVVVDAMALVGAAGVVPGLANVEAAGYVRLWEAAQRGDWATARAEQERINRLFDIVFQPQGLSGDATGVGAFKAAMHARGIIDHAAMADTVESLSPEAVAGIRTILDELGLLPVAV; this comes from the coding sequence ATGCCTTCCCCCGCTCCCGCCCTGTCGTTCTCCGGCGTCGTCCCGCCGGTCGCCACCCCGCTGCTCCCCGACGGGACGATCGACCACGCGTCGCTCACCCGCCTGGTCGAGCGCCTGATCGGGGAGGGCGTCTCCGGACTGTTCGCGCTCGGCTCCACCGGGGAGACGGCGTACTTCACGGACGACCAGCGCGTCGAGTTGCTGCAGACCATCGTCGCCGCGAACGCCGGACGCGTGCCCGTCATCGCCGGCGCGATCGAGCTCACGGCCCCGCGCATCATCGAGACCGCCCGCCGGCTCGTCGCCGCGGGCGCGCAGGCGATCGTGACCACCGCGCCGCTGTACACGCTGAACTCCCCGGCCGAGGTCGCCGCGCACTTCCGGACGATCGCCGCCGCGATCGACGTGCCGCTCTGGGCCTACGACGTGCCGGTGCGGGTGCACTCCAAGCTCGGCATCGACCTGCTCGTGCAGCTCGGCCGGGAGGGCGTCATCCAGGGGGTGAAGGATTCCTCCGGCGACGACGTCGGATTCCGCCGACTGATCGCGGCGAACGAGGCCGCCGGTCGCCCGCTGCAGCTGCTCACCGGGCACGAGGTCGTGGTCGACGCGATGGCCCTCGTCGGTGCCGCCGGGGTCGTCCCGGGCCTGGCGAACGTGGAGGCCGCGGGCTACGTGCGCCTCTGGGAGGCCGCGCAGCGCGGTGACTGGGCGACCGCCCGGGCCGAGCAGGAGCGCATCAACCGGCTCTTCGACATCGTGTTCCAGCCGCAGGGGCTGTCCGGCGACGCCACCGGCGTCGGCGCGTTCAAGGCGGCGATGCACGCGCGCGGCATCATCGACCACGCGGCGATGGCCGACACGGTGGAGTCGCTCTCCCCGGAGGCCGTCGCCGGCATCCGCACGATCCTCGACGAGCTCGGTCTGCTTCCGGTCGCCGTCTGA
- a CDS encoding ABC transporter ATP-binding protein, which translates to MSEPVIQLQDVRVRYRARSSSLFRPHYVDALAGVSLTVRRGQTLGIVGESGSGKSTSAKVLIGLEKPTSGQVVFDGETVRSFTPAVRKRLGRILSVVFQDPATALNARMTVRDALLDPLQVHRLGSPASRERKVRDLIGLVGLPSSALEALPSQLSGGQRQRVAIARALVLDPQVIVADEPTSALDVSVRAQILNLLTDLKQQLGLGMVFISHDIQTVRYLSDEIAVMNKGRVVEHGDAARVFDAPADPYTRTLLGAAPSLLEPHH; encoded by the coding sequence ATGAGCGAACCCGTCATCCAGCTGCAGGACGTGCGCGTCCGCTACCGGGCCCGCAGCTCGTCGTTGTTCCGCCCGCACTACGTCGACGCGCTCGCCGGGGTCTCGCTCACGGTCCGCCGCGGACAGACGCTGGGCATCGTGGGCGAGTCCGGCTCGGGCAAGTCCACCTCCGCGAAGGTGCTGATCGGCCTCGAGAAGCCCACGAGCGGTCAGGTCGTCTTCGACGGGGAGACGGTGCGCTCCTTCACCCCCGCGGTGCGCAAGCGCCTGGGGCGCATCCTCTCCGTGGTCTTCCAGGACCCGGCGACGGCTCTGAACGCCCGCATGACTGTGCGGGACGCGCTGCTGGATCCGCTGCAGGTGCATCGCCTCGGCTCCCCGGCGAGCCGGGAGCGCAAGGTGCGCGACCTCATCGGGCTCGTGGGGCTGCCGTCGTCGGCGCTGGAGGCGCTGCCCAGCCAGCTCTCCGGCGGCCAGCGGCAGCGCGTCGCGATCGCCAGGGCCCTCGTCCTCGACCCCCAGGTCATCGTGGCGGACGAGCCGACCTCGGCCCTCGACGTCTCCGTGCGCGCGCAGATCCTGAACCTGCTGACCGACCTGAAGCAGCAGCTCGGGCTCGGCATGGTCTTCATCTCCCACGACATCCAGACCGTCCGCTACCTCTCCGACGAGATCGCGGTGATGAACAAGGGCCGCGTCGTCGAGCACGGCGACGCCGCCCGGGTCTTCGACGCCCCCGCCGACCCCTACACCCGCACGCTGCTGGGCGCCGCGCCCTCGCTGCTCGAACCCCACCACTGA